From the genome of Ananas comosus cultivar F153 linkage group 16, ASM154086v1, whole genome shotgun sequence, one region includes:
- the LOC109722113 gene encoding polypyrimidine tract-binding protein homolog 2-like, which yields MVKLATARDSRIYGGGHSRGGWEYVNAGLYAIAAVLLLAGLASQLPAAAAARGAVNAAGMVVVLAALVLVAAVNAHDLFAHMAAVDYRLALIRYDLQLGLVELAVPALQLLGTILFIIGALLLISQGEEGYSYSREKHAVNLLIAGPVLWLLGSIHNTCQVYERADGHTQILQAGVHVPFLLGSLLFLVGGFFNRHYVFDSTHRDLKIMAKSWVWFCVFGSLLFLIGGLVNLLKVYKMQQTDGLRLEKLRGGAQERLSRHREGRVPLNWEETAGAGRAAVAGEPRLFELVMASLTGQPQFRYTQPPSKVIHLRNLPWECTEEELMEFGKPFGKVVNTKCNVGANRNQAFIEFAELNQAIAMISYFASSAEPAQVRGKTVYLQYSNRQEIVNSKSTADAPGNVLLVTLEGVEAGDVSIDVLHLVFSAFGFVHKIATFEKTAGFQALIQFSDSETASSAKDALDGRSIPRYLLQEHVGPCTLKIHYSGHTDLSVKFQSHRSRDYTNPYLPVAPSAMDGSGQIIFGQDGQKQEAESNVLLATIENMQYAVTIDVLHMVFSAFGTVQKIAIFEKNSGFQALIQYPDIQTAVVAKEALEGHCIYDGGFCKLHIAYSRHTDLNVKINNDRGRDYTGGNVATLSTQPSILGPQPILTPQAPPPAQVYNSISYPPAAGGVMPPPPAANFGAPGSSPHPIPMPQDPSPLYSGMRYPPAATGVMPPGAAPNFGVPGNLTAPSNAEQNQLYTQHGIVPPPGMAAPQMMQFPGNGGQDIPPGVSSQMMQYHGHGSQQIPFQPSHPFGR from the exons ATGGTGAAGCTCGCCACGGCCCGCGACAGCCGCATCTACGGCGGCGGCCACTCCCGCGGGGGTTGGGAGTATGTCAACGCCGGCCTCTACGCCATCGCCGCTGTCCTCCTCCTCGCAGGGCTCGCGTCGCAgctgccggccgccgccgctgcccgGGGGGCCGTCAACGCGGCGGGGATGGTGGTGGTGCTGGCAGCGCTGGTGCTCGTCGCCGCGGTGAACGCCCACGATCTCTTCGCACATATGGCCGCCGTCGACTACCGCCTCGCCCTCATCCGCTACGACCTCCAGCTCGGCCTCGTCGAGCTCGCCGTCCCCGCCCTGCAGCTCCTGGGGACCATCCTCTTCATCATAGGAGCCCTCCTATTAATCTCACAG GGTGAAGAAGGTTACAGTTATAGCCGCGAAAAGCACGCCGTAAACCTACTGATCGCGGGGCCGGTATTGTGGCTGCTAGGGTCAATCCACAATACCTGCCAGGTCTACGAGCGAGCCGACGGCCACACCCAGATACTGCAGGCGGGCGTGCACGTCCCCTTTCTCCTCGGGAGCTTGCTCTTCCTCGTCGGCGGTTTCTTCAACCGCCACTATGTTTTCGACTCCACTCATCGCGATCTCAAGATAATG GCTAAGAGCTGGGTTTGGTTCTGCGTATTCGGGAGTCTGCTGTTCCTAATCGGAGGACTAGTCAATCTGCTCAAAGTGTACAAGATGCAGCAAACCGACGGGCTTCGGCTCGAGAAGCTCCGCGGAGGGGCGCAGGAAAGGCTCAGCCGCCACCGCGAAGGCCGCGTTCCACTCAACTGGGAGGAAACGGCGGGCGCGGGGAGGGCTGCGGTGGCCGGAGAACCGAGA CTCTTTGAACTAGTGATGGCGTCTCTCACGGGTCAGCCCCAGTTCCGCTACACACAACCTCCATCAAAAGTAATCCATCTGAGGAATTTACCATGGGAGTGTACAGAGGAGGAACTGATGgagtttggaaagccatttggtAAGGTTGTTAATACAAAGTGCAATGTGGGAGCAAACAGAAACCAGGCTTTTATTGAGTTT GCAGAGTTAAATCAAGCAATTGCTATGATCTCGTATTTTGCCTCATCAGCAGAACCGGCACAAGTGCGAGGGAAAACTGTATACCTTCAATATTCCAACAGGCAAGAGATTGTAAATAGCAAGAGTACAGCTGATGCCCCAGGCAATGTATTGCTAGTAACTTTGGAGGGTGTGGAGGCCGGCGATGTCAGTATTGATGTTTTGCACCTG GTTTTTTCAGCTTTTGGTTTTGTTCATAAAATTGCTACCTTTGAGAAGACAGCTGGATTCCAG GCACTTattcagttttctgattctgaaaCTGCATCATCTGCGAAAGATGCGCTGGATGGAAGGAGTATTCCTAG ATACTTGCTTCAAGAACATGTTGGGCCTTGTACCTTGAAGATACACTATTCTGGTCATACAGATTTGAGCGTCAAATTTCAGAGCCACAGGAGTAG GGATTACACTAACCCGTACCTTCCAGTTGCTCCATCGGCCATGGATGGAAGTGGACAG ATTATTTTTGGTCAGGATGGTCAGAAGCAAGAAGCTGAGAGCAATGTTCTTCTGGCAACAATTGAAAACATGCAGTATGCTGTAACCATAGACGTTCTTCACATG GTATTTTCTGCATTTGGTACTGTTCAAAAAATTGCTATTTTCGAGAAGAACTCTGGATTTCAGGCCCTAATCCAGTACCCAG ACATTCAAACTGCTGTTGTTGCCAAGGAAGCCCTCGAAGGACACTGCATCTATGATGGAGGATTTTGCAAgcttcatattgcatattcaCGCCATACTGATCTTAACGTGAAG ATTAACAACGATCGAGGCAGAGACTATACTGGAGGAAATGTTGCAACGCTAAGCACCCAACCTTCAATCCTCGGTCCTCAGCCGATTCTGACACCTCAAGCGCCTCCGCCTGCCCAAGTATACAACAGCATCTCTTATCCACCTGCCGCCGGTGGAGTAATGCCACCTCCCCCTGCAGCGAATTTCGGTGCACCGGGAAGTTCGCCTCATCCAATCCCGATGCCTCAAGACCCCTCCCCACTGTACAGCGGCATGCGTTATCCACCGGCGGCCACTGGGGTAATGCCGCCTGGTGCTGCACCTAATTTTGGGGTACCCGGGAACTTAACGGCGCCTTCAAATGCCGAGCAGAACCAACTGTACACCCAGCACGGCATCGTGCCTCCGCCGGGTATGGCGGCTCCGCAGATGATGCAGTTTCCCGGCAATGGCGGGCAAGACATTCCTCCCGGCGTGAGTTCGCAGATGATGCAGTACCACGGCCACGGAAGCCAACAGATCCCCTTTCAACCCTCGCATCCTTTCGGTCGCTGA